One Salmo trutta chromosome 26, fSalTru1.1, whole genome shotgun sequence DNA window includes the following coding sequences:
- the LOC115163598 gene encoding WSC domain-containing protein 1 isoform X1, which produces MAKLLYRLQRFLRRTQLFLLFLGVAYIMAGSVLLLQRANLVVTHRGATSPPLSSLPSLPSPPRALGMPPVRVGGYGGRSTQIMARGQGYKPGSPLDDRTGTRWLMSRNLEIRHLRRRWFHSLMTEKDMSQVERSTPRRNVPQKGSYMGCFLDNSKERALKGSVSTDFHKMTSTMCQDTCSARLNCTESVYLECTHSGYQFAGLEYGSECYCGNHITSLRVRDEECNLDCKGEKGSPCGGVGRLSVFTVEDVLPGQRRYRNVRYRGCFREPEISSSTSLVHVLQPNLTSQSCIEACINKEFPLAMLRSLDCFCGYATPDFTLHEPAEEEQCSQSNTTEASLPSTLQRFYQVYQTPVQDSRCTERKFLPEKSSSLVALSSFPGAGNTWVRHLIELATGYYTGSYYFDGTLYNRGFKGEKDYWKSGRTICVKTHESGRREIEMYDSVILLIRNPYRSLMAEFNRKCAGHLGYATDQHWKTKEWPEFVGSYASWWASHVLDWLRFGRRVLVVHFEELQTALVPRLRSITSFLNATVTEDRLLCAESNQDGHFKRSGARRPTFDPFTHDMRGLIDGLIRAVDQALRDSNHTGLPLEYLPR; this is translated from the exons ATGGCCAAGCTCCTCTACAGACTGCAGCGTTTCCTCCGGAGGACCCAGCTGTTCCTGCTCTTCCTGGGTGTGGCCTACATCATGGCCGGGAGCGTCCTGCTGCTCCAACGGGCCAACCTGGTGGTGACCCACCGAGGGGCCACCAGCCCTCCACTGTCCTCCCTGCCCTCCTTACCCTCACCACCCCGGGCCCTGGGGATGCCACCCGTCAGGGTAGGAGGCTATGGGGGCAGGAGCACACAGATCATGGCTAGGGGGCAGGGGTACAAGCCTGGGAGCCCGTTGGATGACAGGACTGGAACACGCTGGCTCATGTCGAGGAATCTGGAGATCCGACACCTGCGGCGGCGCTGGTTCCACAGCCTGATGACGGAGAAGGATATGTCACAGGTGGAGAGGAGCACCCCCAGGAGGAATGTGCCTCAAAAAG GTTCTTACATGGGCTGCTTCCTGGACAATTCCAAGGAGCGGGCTTTGAAAGGGTCTGTATCCACTGATTTCCACAAAATGACCAGCACCATGTGCCAGGATACCTGCTCAGCGAG ATTAAACTGCACAGAATCGGTGTATCTGGAATGCACCCACAG TGGCTACCAGTTTGCTGGTCTGGAGTATGGGTCGGAGTGTTACTGTGGCAACCACATCACCAGCCTGCGTGTGAGAGACGAGGAGTGTAACTTGGACTGTAAAGGGGAGAAAGGCTCCCCCTGTGGAGGTGTTGGGCGCCTGTCAGTGTTCACGGTGGAGGATGTGCTTCCAGGCCAGAGGAGAT ACAGGAACGTGCGCTACCGCGGCTGCTTCAGGGAGCCGGAGATCAGCTCCTCTACATCTCTGGTCCATGTGCTCCAGCCCAACCTCACCTCCCAGTCCTGCATAGAGGCCTGCATTAACAAG GAGTTTCCTCTGGCTATGCTGAGGAGTTTGGACTGTTTCTGTGGTTACGCTACTCCTGACTTCACTCTCCATGAGCCGGCTGAGGAGGAGCAATGTTCACAGAGCAACACCACTGAAGCCTCCTTACCATCAACCCTCCAGCGCTTCTATCAGGTCTACCAGACACCTGTCCAAG ACTCCAGATGCACAGAGAGGAAGTTCCTACCGGAGAAGTCCAGTTCATTGGTAGCGCTCTCCAGCTTCCCAGGAGCAGGCAACACCTGGGTCAGACACCTCATAGAGTTGGCCACAGGATACTACACAGGCAGCTACTACTTTGATGGAACCCTTTACAACAGAG GCTTCAAAGGCGAGAAGGATTACTGGAAGAGTGGTCGGACCATCTGTGTGAAAACACatgagagtgggaggagagagatagagatgtacGACTCTGTCATCCTGCTGATCAGGAACCCGTACCGTTCCCTCATGGCTGAGTTCAACAGGAAGTGTGCAGGACATCTGGGATACGCCACTGATCAGCACTGGAAGACCAAAG AGTGGCCTGAGTTTGTAGGCAGCTATGCCTCCTGGTGGGCGTCGCACGTACTGGACTGGCTGCGGTTCGGCCGGCGGGTCTTAGTGGTCCACTTTGAGGAACTCCAGACAGCGCTGGTGCCACGGCTACGATCCATCACCTCCTTCCTCAACGCCACAGTGACCGAGGACAGACTGCTTTGTGCCGAGAGCAACCAGGATGGACACTTCAAACGCTCCGGGGCCCGGCGGCCCACCTTCGACCCCTTCACACACGACATGAGAGGACTGATAGATGGGCTGATCCGTGCGGTGGACCAGGCTCTCCGGGACAGCAACCACACAGGCCTTCCACTGGAGTACCTGCCCAGATGA
- the LOC115163598 gene encoding WSC domain-containing protein 1 isoform X2 — protein MAKLLYRLQRFLRRTQLFLLFLGVAYIMAGSVLLLQRANLVVTHRGATSPPLSSLPSLPSPPRALGMPPVRVGGYGGRSTQIMARGQGYKPGSPLDDRTGTRWLMSRNLEIRHLRRRWFHSLMTEKDMSQVERSTPRRNVPQKGSYMGCFLDNSKERALKGSVSTDFHKMTSTMCQDTCSASGYQFAGLEYGSECYCGNHITSLRVRDEECNLDCKGEKGSPCGGVGRLSVFTVEDVLPGQRRYRNVRYRGCFREPEISSSTSLVHVLQPNLTSQSCIEACINKEFPLAMLRSLDCFCGYATPDFTLHEPAEEEQCSQSNTTEASLPSTLQRFYQVYQTPVQDSRCTERKFLPEKSSSLVALSSFPGAGNTWVRHLIELATGYYTGSYYFDGTLYNRGFKGEKDYWKSGRTICVKTHESGRREIEMYDSVILLIRNPYRSLMAEFNRKCAGHLGYATDQHWKTKEWPEFVGSYASWWASHVLDWLRFGRRVLVVHFEELQTALVPRLRSITSFLNATVTEDRLLCAESNQDGHFKRSGARRPTFDPFTHDMRGLIDGLIRAVDQALRDSNHTGLPLEYLPR, from the exons ATGGCCAAGCTCCTCTACAGACTGCAGCGTTTCCTCCGGAGGACCCAGCTGTTCCTGCTCTTCCTGGGTGTGGCCTACATCATGGCCGGGAGCGTCCTGCTGCTCCAACGGGCCAACCTGGTGGTGACCCACCGAGGGGCCACCAGCCCTCCACTGTCCTCCCTGCCCTCCTTACCCTCACCACCCCGGGCCCTGGGGATGCCACCCGTCAGGGTAGGAGGCTATGGGGGCAGGAGCACACAGATCATGGCTAGGGGGCAGGGGTACAAGCCTGGGAGCCCGTTGGATGACAGGACTGGAACACGCTGGCTCATGTCGAGGAATCTGGAGATCCGACACCTGCGGCGGCGCTGGTTCCACAGCCTGATGACGGAGAAGGATATGTCACAGGTGGAGAGGAGCACCCCCAGGAGGAATGTGCCTCAAAAAG GTTCTTACATGGGCTGCTTCCTGGACAATTCCAAGGAGCGGGCTTTGAAAGGGTCTGTATCCACTGATTTCCACAAAATGACCAGCACCATGTGCCAGGATACCTGCTCAGCGAG TGGCTACCAGTTTGCTGGTCTGGAGTATGGGTCGGAGTGTTACTGTGGCAACCACATCACCAGCCTGCGTGTGAGAGACGAGGAGTGTAACTTGGACTGTAAAGGGGAGAAAGGCTCCCCCTGTGGAGGTGTTGGGCGCCTGTCAGTGTTCACGGTGGAGGATGTGCTTCCAGGCCAGAGGAGAT ACAGGAACGTGCGCTACCGCGGCTGCTTCAGGGAGCCGGAGATCAGCTCCTCTACATCTCTGGTCCATGTGCTCCAGCCCAACCTCACCTCCCAGTCCTGCATAGAGGCCTGCATTAACAAG GAGTTTCCTCTGGCTATGCTGAGGAGTTTGGACTGTTTCTGTGGTTACGCTACTCCTGACTTCACTCTCCATGAGCCGGCTGAGGAGGAGCAATGTTCACAGAGCAACACCACTGAAGCCTCCTTACCATCAACCCTCCAGCGCTTCTATCAGGTCTACCAGACACCTGTCCAAG ACTCCAGATGCACAGAGAGGAAGTTCCTACCGGAGAAGTCCAGTTCATTGGTAGCGCTCTCCAGCTTCCCAGGAGCAGGCAACACCTGGGTCAGACACCTCATAGAGTTGGCCACAGGATACTACACAGGCAGCTACTACTTTGATGGAACCCTTTACAACAGAG GCTTCAAAGGCGAGAAGGATTACTGGAAGAGTGGTCGGACCATCTGTGTGAAAACACatgagagtgggaggagagagatagagatgtacGACTCTGTCATCCTGCTGATCAGGAACCCGTACCGTTCCCTCATGGCTGAGTTCAACAGGAAGTGTGCAGGACATCTGGGATACGCCACTGATCAGCACTGGAAGACCAAAG AGTGGCCTGAGTTTGTAGGCAGCTATGCCTCCTGGTGGGCGTCGCACGTACTGGACTGGCTGCGGTTCGGCCGGCGGGTCTTAGTGGTCCACTTTGAGGAACTCCAGACAGCGCTGGTGCCACGGCTACGATCCATCACCTCCTTCCTCAACGCCACAGTGACCGAGGACAGACTGCTTTGTGCCGAGAGCAACCAGGATGGACACTTCAAACGCTCCGGGGCCCGGCGGCCCACCTTCGACCCCTTCACACACGACATGAGAGGACTGATAGATGGGCTGATCCGTGCGGTGGACCAGGCTCTCCGGGACAGCAACCACACAGGCCTTCCACTGGAGTACCTGCCCAGATGA